One window from the genome of Nicotiana sylvestris chromosome 9, ASM39365v2, whole genome shotgun sequence encodes:
- the LOC104226237 gene encoding uncharacterized protein, with translation MTEDFKLWDIICDGPFVPTKNLGDPAVAIPKTRKELNDDDRKAIEKNFRAKKILVCGIGPDEYSRISACQSAKEIWEALQTAHEGTTQVKQSKIDMLTTEYELFRMKDDESFQDMHTRITSIINEIHSLGESIPRNKLVRKILSVLPSSWESKVNAITEAKDLQTLTWMNLLET, from the coding sequence ATGACTGAAGATTTTAAGTTATGGGATATCATATGTGATGGACCCTTTGTCCCTACAAAGAACCTTGGTGACCCAGCTGTAGCCATTCCCAAGACGAGGAAGGAATTAAATGACGATGATAGAAAGGCCATAGAAaagaattttcgtgcaaagaaaattcttgtgtGTGGCATTGGTCCTGATGAATATAGCAGAATATCAGCATGTCAATCAGCAAAAGAGATCTGGGAGGCTCTTCAAACAGCTCACGAGGGAACAACACAGGTGAAGCAATCAAAGATTGATATGCTCACAACAGAATATGAGCTCTTTAGAATGAAAGATGATGAATCCTTCCAAGATATGCATACTCGAATCACCTCCATCATCAATGAGATTCACTCTCTCGGTGAAAGTATTCCAAGAAACAAGCTTGTCAGAAAAATCCTTAGTGTACTGCCtagttcttgggaaagcaaagttAACGCCATTACAGAGGCTAAGGACTTGCAGACACTGACATGGATGAACTTGTTGGAAACTTGA